The region CGGATGTTTTCTGGTTTGGCCAACGTAAAACAGTCATAGCCCTGTTTCAGATCCTTTAACACCACCGGGGCCAAAGTGCGGTAGGAATGCAATGGATTGGCGATCGCCTGTTTACTGAGGGAGAGCAAATGTTGCCAATTTTCCTGCTTGGGAGCTAAGCGACCCAAACGGGTGCAATATTCTTGCAGTTTCTCCCGGGAAGTGGCCGATGGCTCCTGCTTAAACAACTGCAACATTTTGTGCAACAGGGCTTTAATTTCTTCCGGTACATCGCTCTCATTAAATGTACCCGCATTGGTGGACTTAGCCGCCATGGTCTGGGTTGAGGTGGCCGTGGCACTACCCTGGGTGAGGAGATAATTGAGATAATTCTGTAACTCTTCAAACTGGTGGGAAGCTCCATCCACAATGGAATCGGCCTCCTCAGGTTGGAGCCCGGTGGGACTTTGGAGCTTTTCCACCAAGTCCTGCAAGACATCGTAGCCGTTGAGAAATAGGGACTCCAACTTTTGGTCTACAGGTAATTGATGTTCCTTCAACACCTTGAATGCATCTTCCAGGCGGTGGGCAGTTTTTTGAATGCTGGTGTAGCCCAACATAGCCGCTCCCCCCTTAACGGAATGGGCCGCCCGAAACATCTCGTTGACCTGTTCCGAGTCCCGCACCACCTTACCCAGGTCAAGGATGCCCCGTTCTAGGGTTTCCAAATGTTCCTGAGCTTCTTCGATAAAATAGCCGAGGATTTTCTGCTGATCCAAGGTCGTACCCTCAAATTTGGATGGCCATCCCCTTAGCATACCGCCCATAGACTAAATAAAACAACGAACTTAGTAAGCGTTAACTTTAGTCCAAAAAACGACTCAGGAGATCGTCTGAGTAAGATGATTTATATCTTATACGGCTAGAGCAAATTTTAGCCCCAACGGTGTTTGTCTGTGGGAAAAGTTTTTTGTCAACAACTTACAACAATTTCGTCTAAATTAGTCCAACGGAGAGCCGCCATCAATCCACGACGCCGAGGGGATGTTGACAGGGCACCCCGATCGCCCGAGGAAAATCATTGGGAGTGGATTTCTCCTTAGTCAGATAAATGAAATGTCGTTGGGCCCCACTCCATGGGGTGACAACCGCCACCGTAGCAGTGACCTTGCCCCCTAACAAGGCGCTGGCCTGCTCTAGCTGTGCCGCTTCAGCCGCAGACCATTGACCCCGGTAAAGCACCACTGTGCCCCCTACCTTCACCAGGGGGAGAGCATATTCCGCACAGACAGCCCCTTCCCCCACAGCCCGGATTAAGGCCAAATCGTACTGGGCACGATGCTGGGATTGGTTTCCCACCGCTTCTGCCCTAGCCACCAGATAGGTCAAATTGGTTAAACCCAAACGGTGCCCCAACTCTTCCAGATAATTAATTTTCTTGCGGGTGGAATCCAACAGAGCCACGGACCACTGAGGCCACACCAGGGCCACGGGTAATCCAGGGAATCCTCCTCCGGTGCCAATGTCAACTACCCTTGCTTGGGGATAGGCACGACAATGATCCGACAATAAAACCCCCGCCAGGGAGTCCCAAAGATGTTTTTCCAAAAAGTCTAGGGGAGCGGTGATGCGGGTCAAATTCAAG is a window of Synechocystis sp. PCC 7338 DNA encoding:
- a CDS encoding Hpt domain-containing protein, which encodes MDQQKILGYFIEEAQEHLETLERGILDLGKVVRDSEQVNEMFRAAHSVKGGAAMLGYTSIQKTAHRLEDAFKVLKEHQLPVDQKLESLFLNGYDVLQDLVEKLQSPTGLQPEEADSIVDGASHQFEELQNYLNYLLTQGSATATSTQTMAAKSTNAGTFNESDVPEEIKALLHKMLQLFKQEPSATSREKLQEYCTRLGRLAPKQENWQHLLSLSKQAIANPLHSYRTLAPVVLKDLKQGYDCFTLAKPENIRVSDGLKQLASSHVAQVLIPAEPTAAANILMKVFNESQLRQLIKNLSASH
- the rsmG gene encoding 16S rRNA (guanine(527)-N(7))-methyltransferase RsmG, producing MSLNLDKNNPDLSSDLGDLEEFRRGLEGWPPGLAWQPDGEQIQALVKLYQGVLAGNARLNLTRITAPLDFLEKHLWDSLAGVLLSDHCRAYPQARVVDIGTGGGFPGLPVALVWPQWSVALLDSTRKKINYLEELGHRLGLTNLTYLVARAEAVGNQSQHRAQYDLALIRAVGEGAVCAEYALPLVKVGGTVVLYRGQWSAAEAAQLEQASALLGGKVTATVAVVTPWSGAQRHFIYLTKEKSTPNDFPRAIGVPCQHPLGVVD